In Leifsonia sp. PS1209, the genomic stretch AAGCGGCGTGCTGCTGGTGGGCACCGCCCTGATGTTCGACGCGGGCATCCTCGACGCGTTCTGGCTGACGGCGTGCTGGATGGTGGTGTTCTTCTTCGCCTCCGCCGGCGCGAGCAGCGCATACCTGACCGTCAGCGAGGTCTTCCCGATGGAGACCAGGGCGATGGCGATCGCGTTCTTCTACGCGGTCGGCACCGGCCTCGGCGGCATCATCGGCCCGATCCTGTTCGGGCACCTGATCGAGGACGGCATGCACGCGGTGGCCATCGGGTACTACATCGGCGCTGGGCTGATGATCGCGGCGGGGCTGGTCGAGCTGTTCCTCGGCGTGGATGCGGAGGGCAAGTCGCTGGAGGACATCGCTGCTCCGCTGTCGTCGGAGGCGTCGGAGGGCGCGACGGAGGACGCTCCGAAGCGCTAGGCGAGCAGTTCCAGCAGTGCGGGCTCCGGTGCGCGGCCGTTGGACAGGTCGATCACCTCACCCTGCCGGTAGCGGTCGAAGATGCGCGGGTCGATGTAGCTGTTGCGCGCGATCGCCGGGGTGTTGCCGAGCGCGTCCGCTGCCGCAGCGACCGCCGCGGTGATGCGCTTCGTCCGCTCCCGCTCCGTGCCGCCCGTTCCGAGACCGGCGAGCGTCGCCGCCGCCGTGATCGTGCCGTGCAGGGTGCGGAAGTCCTTCGCGGTGAACTCGCCGCGCGTCTGCCGCCGGATGTACTCGTTGAGCGACGCGGGACGGATCGTGTGCCAGGTGCCGTCCTTCCAGGACAGCAGCCGCGAGCGCTGGCCGCGCGCCGCGACGATCTCGGAGAGCAGAGCCGCCACATCCGGATCGGTGATCGTGCTCGTCCACTTCTGCGCGCTCTTGGCCGGGAACGTCAGCGTCACGTCGTCCCCGTCGATGGCGACGTGGCGGCAGAGCAGCGTGGTGAGTCCCCTGCTGCCGTTGGCGTGCAGATACTCCTCGCTGCCGATCCTGAGCGAGCCGAGGTCGATGATCCTGAGCGCCGCCGCCAGGATCCGGTCCCTGCCGAAGCCCTCCTGCCGCAGGTCCATCGTGACGCGGCGGCGCGCGGCGGGCAGCGTCTCGGCCAGCTGGGCCGCCCGCTCGAACTTGACCCTGTCCTGATGCAGGCGCCAGGACTCGTGGTAGAGGTACTGCTTCCGCCCGGCCTGGTCGTAGCCGACGGCCTGGATGTGCCCCCGCGCGTCCGGCGAGATCCACACGTCCTGCCAGGCGGGCGGGACCACCAGCGACCGGATGCGCTCCAGCTCGCGCTCGTCCACGATCGTGTTGCCGGCCTCGTCCTGGTACGTCGGCGCCTTCTTCGTGCTGATCCTGCGGTAGCCGGGCCCGGACGGGTCGCTGCGGCGGAGGCGCGTCACGCGGGCTTCTTGGCGGCGGTCTTCGCCGTCTTGCCCGCGGTCGCCGAGCCGGAGGACTTCGCTGCGGACTTCGCGGTGGCCGATTTCGCGGACTTCGCGCCGGACTTCGCTGCGGCGGACTTCTTCGCCGTCGACGTCTTCGCCGCGGACTTCTCCCCGCCGGAGCCCTTCCCACTGCCCGAACCTCTGCTGCGCTCGACGCTGCGCTGCAGCGCCTCCATGAGGTCGATCACCTCACCGCCGCCCGAGCTCTTCTCCTCCTGCTCGCCGAACGTCTCCGCCGTGTCGATCGTGTCGCCCTGTTCGAGCTTCGC encodes the following:
- a CDS encoding DNA topoisomerase IB; the encoded protein is MTRLRRSDPSGPGYRRISTKKAPTYQDEAGNTIVDERELERIRSLVVPPAWQDVWISPDARGHIQAVGYDQAGRKQYLYHESWRLHQDRVKFERAAQLAETLPAARRRVTMDLRQEGFGRDRILAAALRIIDLGSLRIGSEEYLHANGSRGLTTLLCRHVAIDGDDVTLTFPAKSAQKWTSTITDPDVAALLSEIVAARGQRSRLLSWKDGTWHTIRPASLNEYIRRQTRGEFTAKDFRTLHGTITAAATLAGLGTGGTERERTKRITAAVAAAADALGNTPAIARNSYIDPRIFDRYRQGEVIDLSNGRAPEPALLELLA